TGCAGAGTAGCAGAATCTGCTCCTTCTGATCACAGAAAaaatccagttggaagagacctcgcagatcatccagtccaatccttgACCCTcaacactaaactatgtccctaagtgccaggtccacaggctgcttaaacacctccagggatggtgactccactactaccctgggcagaccattccagtgtttgacaaccgtctctgtgaagaagtatttcctagcctccagcctgaacctcccctggtgcagcttgaaactgttTCCTCTAATCCTGTTGCTTGTCACCAaggggaagaggctgccccctccttgctccaatcTCCCTCcacatagttgtagagagcgatgaggtctcccctcagcctctcttctccagactgaccaacctcagctccctcaggtgctcctcaaaggccatgtgctccaggcccttcagcagtgTTGTTGCCCTTGTCtagacatgctccagaacctccATGTTCCTCTTAcagtgagggccccagaactgaacccaatacctgaggtgtggcctccgcagtgctgagtgcagggggatgatcacctccctgttcctgctggccacagtgtttctaatacaagccaggatgccattggctttctgggctacctgagcacactgctgactcatactTAATCAACAGCCAACCAGAACCCCCAGGGccctctctgagtcacagctttccagccacacatccCCGAGTCTGTAGCTTGccgtggggttgttgtgacccaggtgagGTTCCTTACCTGTTCAACAGAAAACAAGGAAGGAATATTTCTTTGTCAGACATCAACCTGAGAGACCCACAGACATGTAGGGCTATGTCACTGGCCACTGTCATAGTCTTCACATAGCTGTGGTCAGTGAAAGCCTTTGATGACATAAGAGAGTACTGGTCACAAAGACTTTCccacaagcagcagctcctgggcacaTGTATTTGAGGTGTCTGTAGTACCCCAAATTAGAGTGCCTCAAAGTGGACATTCACAAAGGCTCAAGTTCTGAGTAAGAACcactaaaaataaatgcagtcaGAAATTTCAAGTATTAACTACTGAATGTGGAAAACTAAATGtcattttcatttggtttgctGCAGCTGTAAGAGGATATCTTCATACACCTACATCCATAGACCCTGTAGAGAAGGTCCTTGTGCCCTTTTGCTCAGAAAATCTGCAAATGCTCACTTAAATCTTTTTTAACTCGTTACAAGAGACAGGAGCTGGTAAAAGCTGTATGTAGAAGCCTAATAACAGGAGCATGACAAGAAGAGGGAGATGTGACTTCAGCATCTTCCAGGCTGAAAGTTACATAAGGttctgagcagaaaaaaaaaagtaaacataaTGTGTTAAATTACcagatggggtttttttttgaggataTTTCTTTGAGGACTAAAAGAATTTCTGCCCTATCTCAATCCAAATGCTATGCCACACAGATTTCTCTTGTCTAaagttttttcttatttcagcCTTGTAATATTTTAACAGCAGACAAGAATTGGTCCTGTTTCCTGATCTCTTGGTGATAGTACAGCAGTTTTCATGGTTATGTCCTACCAGGCAAGCAGCTTGTTCCAAAGGTCTTCCCTGAACAGGATGAACTCTTCCTGATTCTTCTACAGCTGTTTCATGGGTTGCCTGCCAGGCTTTgggacaggctgtgctggctACATAGTCCCTGGTAGTCCAGTGGAGGAACTGATGGACTGTGTTTGCATAAAAAGTATTGGACTtggtaaaaaaaatgtttttgactTAGCTAGGAACTTAGTAAATTAGGAAGAGTGACTGGCAAGctgccctgcaggaaaggacctgGAGATACTGGTTGACATCTGACCAAAtatgagccagtagtgtgcccaggtggtcaaagaagccaagagcatcctggcttaTCACaaaaatagtgtggccagcaggactagggaagtgtttgtcctcctgtacttggcactagtgaggtcacacctcaagcagggtgttcagttttgggctcctcactgtaagaaagacacagaggtgCTGAAGTACATCCAAAGAAGGGTAgtgaagctggtaaagggtctggaacacgagtcttctgaggagcagctaaagGAACTGGGtcagtttagcctggagaaaatgaggctcaagggagacctcattctctaaaactccctgaaaggaggctataGTGagatgggggtcagtctcttcttccaggtaacaagtgataggatgagaggaaatggcctccagttgtaccaggggacgtttagactggacattaggaaaaattgctTCAGAGAAAGGGCTATCGGGCATTGGGAGAGGCCACCTGGgaaagtgatggagtcaccatccctgttggtatttaaaagaaatagagatgaggtgctgagggacatcgTTTgttggtggacttggcagtccTATGTTATTGTCCCTAAGGGTCTTTTCTAAACAATTCTTCGATGAGTGGTGATAGTTATTGCAAGCCAGTAGAGATTTGGTCATTTACATAGACTACCATGCTACATACATTTCAAAAACTCTTTTCAGTAAAAAGTCTGTTTCTTCATGTTTCTAGAAGATCTTGCCAGCTATTAAGAGAACATCTTGCTGGCCAGACTCTAACTGAGATACACATTTCTGTTTATGTCATGATTCCACAGCagatttcttttgtctttcaggAAAAGATGTGGCTGACAGATGgtacagtgaaataaaaaattacagCTTTCAAAATCCAGGGTTTTCTTCTGGGACAGGTGAGTTCAGACTGGGCACTGCCTCTTCAAAAACACagcttttattttaagaaactGGCTGGCCAACTTGTTTGATATTTTTCAAAAATCTACCTctttttcttagaaaaaaaaatagaggggaAAAGCCCCctattttttcctgaagtccTATGTTAGAAACTGACAGAAGGAAACtgagaaattaggaagaaagcaaaatttgtgggtttgtttaaTTCTTCTCCAACTTCCAAGATTTTTAATAGGcaacttatttttaaaacaaatcaaTTTGTATGAAATACTAAATTGAAGTCATCTAGGTATGACTATTACCACAGCACTAAATGTACTGTGCTGCTGTTCACATTGACACGTGACTTCTATCAGATTGCATCACTTCAGTCACAGAGATCACTTCACAAATAATTTGGAGATCAGGGACAGGCCATTGGCTGCATATTGTCAATCCATTAATGATTGAACATAAGGATGCTGTTCTTTGAGTAATGCTCaagcaagagagagagctgAACTCGTTCCAGATGAAGAAAATCACAGTTTTGTCCCATGGGATTTGCTTATGCATAGAGGGAACAACTGATGGAGCAGCACAATGCAGGGGTGGCTATTCCAGCTAGGCATAAGCCACAAACACAATATTATTTTGAACAGTGTTGTAGTTTTAGAGTGTGGGCAGAAGCTCTTTTACCCCTgcccaaaggagtaaaagaaaaatgctctacagaggattggaaagaattggaaatttaaatggaagtactattcacaactatatacaacagtacaaaaacatacaaaatacacaaaattcgtATTCAGCCTCGGCCCAGTTCTCCACCCTGGGCTTACCAAAACCTCACTAGGCCAACATCATCCAAAACCTCCCTCTACCAGGCCCAAATGATGCAGTAAAAATTAGCCAGGCCCCTCAAGGCTGAAAGCTTCCACTCCCCTGTAATACCAAATGAGAGACAGCAGTCcatgctgggagcaggagagaggggaaaaggaagaaactgaCTATGCAGCCAGTTTATATAAGGCAGGGAGATGCAGGCTGATGGGAATAAAATAACAAAGATTACATTTTTTCCAGTGTCCACCTCCTAGTCTGTCTAGACCCTTGTgatagttttaggctgtacctttaaaatttttcacacaTCTtaaacagaaagtggtaaaatgtaaataattctttattgggtgtaaaagggaaaataatgatagctGTAAACAACACCCTTGGAGAGATAAGGGACTTAAAGTAGTTGtacaaaacaatctttctctctttggcTTCTTCGCTCTGGGAGATAACtaactttgtgctgtgctggcttctgcttgaccttgtccgcattgttttggctaagttctaaccctctgctcttttctcttgtccctttgtgtccaagaGGGtaaggaggggggcagggagagagaattTATTAGCATCTCCCCTGTATTTTGGCCAGGgggtttcttgtgctgtttattaattgtaaatacctgtaaatattgtgaatacTGTATATTCTGTACATATTAATcacattccattgtagattgtagtcttgcttgtaaatacagcttcattttcatcCAACTGgactggtctggcaaatttgatgttggggggaatttccaacccaccacatccctggaggacTGTACTCCATGGTTAAGACATCCTAGTTCTTAAACCCATAACAAACAgttgcacacacagacacatgggGGAGTAATAGTCACTGTCAGAACTGCTGTTCACGCTGCTGGGAGTAAAGACCCTGATGTCTTTGTTGAATTTTATATCAAGAAATCGTGGAAaatcacaaaaacattcaggttggaaaaacccctcaggatcactaagtccaacctataaccctactctacaaggttcacccctaaatcatatccccaagcaccacatccaaatgacatttaaacacatccagggttggtgactcaaccacctccctgagcagcacattccaatgcctgatcactcttgctgtgaaaatttttttcctaatgtctagtctaaacctacccagtcatagcttgaggccattccctcttgtcctatcactaatcacctgagagaagagaccagaaccagcctctccacaatatcctttcaggcagttgtaaagagtgatgaggtctcccctcagcctcctcttttccaagctaaacagccccagctccttcagttgctcctcacaagatttattctccaggcccttcaccagcttcgttgccttctctgcacttgctccagcacctcatcaAGCTCATCAAACTACTTCATGAATGATTCTCCTACTCAGGATTTGGGTTTTTGGGATCATCATAAAGATGGGAATTATAGGGAACCAGATCAGGTTCCCTATACAGAGTACAGAGTACAGAGTTTTGGTgttatttttaatgttcttAGCTTGTCTCCTGTTagagaaaaaaacagttttgtatggttctttctttctctgcccCTCATGTGTTAAAGAAGATGTGAGAGATTTAGTACCTGAAATGAATGCAtatgtttctctctttttgtcaGGTCACTTCACAGCAATGGTTTGGAAGAGCACAAAAAGGATGGGAGTTGGAAAAGCATCTGCTAGTGATGGCTCAACATTTGTGGTGGCTAGATATGATCCAGCTGGAAATGTAGTAAATCCAGGCTATTATGAAGAAAATGTCCTTCCTCcaagaaaataactttttttttttttaaattgtctgTAGTCTTGTTGTCATTACAAGTGAACCTGGATCTGGACTTAACAGTGTTTGAAATGAAGTACGAGTCAGTTAAATTTCCTGTTTGATGCTGCTGCTCACTCCTCATTGCAGTGGAAGCAATTACATGTTGCTTGAGTCAATCTGTGCATCAGGTCCCTGTTGTTTCTGAGAGGGGGCCTCAGCTTATTTCAGGATTAAACATATGCAGCATTTCTGAAGGGTAAAATTTAgagtggtttgttttattttgttctgttttaatAGTTTGCATGAACTCTGTGTCAGCTTGTGAGTAAGCACGTtgaatgtcttttttttaaacaagagaATTTATAGCTCTCTCTAAGTTAAAAATACCAGTTTGTGATTATATCACCTCCTCCcagttttccagtattttgtAATAACTAACTTCTTTGCTCTGTCTATACCTCCTGCTACTGTGGGACCTTCTCTCTGCAGATAGAACATATGCAAAATTTCCTGTATGAAAGGTACATGTGCAAAATGTAGTGGCATTCAGACCTATGTGGTTTTGTTAAGAAGATCTCATGGAACACTAAAACATTGCTGACAAAATTGTTTCTGTCAAGCAAGCCATAACTCAAGCGTGATCTGAAAGCTACTAAAAATCCTTTACATCTGAACATTACATTTTTTTAGGTGCTACTATTTAAAATCTGTTTGAGATTAGTATATTTCAAGTTCAAATCTCATCTTACAGTTCATTGTGTGTACAAGGTCTTATAATCAAATAGTTTGCTTCTGTTACAGGAAAGTAAGATACTACTTTTTTTCTTAGTATTTATgcaccaaaaaagaaaaggttttttgATAGAGCATGTTGGATTTATTTCTCAAGAGCTTACTTTTCATTTCCTATGGAATACCTTCTGCAGGTGTCACTCTATACAGACAGTAACATTCCAAATCATCTCTTGTCTTCTTTAATAATGTCACAGTAGGAGGTACTCACATGCTCATAATTAAGAGACATTTACTCTTTGTTCATATTGTTCAGTAATAGTAAAAATATCTCACATGCTGGATTGatgccttgaaaaaaaatcacattgaatagccttgaaaaaaaatctgatgaaATGTCcttgaaagcaagaaagcaagcaaaaaattGAGGGCACTTTTTTCTCTGACAAAATTAGGTCATTTTGGCCAGATTCATGTCTGTGCTTCAGgctggggttttcttttctttttaaatgtttgggtttttggggtttttttgacttCTGTTCAGATTCTGTATGCCAGAATTTGTTTCAAGAGTGCCATTACAGAAATACTGTTTTTTGTTTACACAGTTGTAATGAACTGCACTGTTACATCTTGATTACAAGTTACTGTATGTTACAATCTTTTTGCTGTAACCAAGAATTTAACACATATAATGAACATctgcaaatgaaatatttttgaataTGTATTACTGAAGCCTTTGTTGAATAATCTTCAAATTTTATTTCTAGGATATTAACACATGACTTTATTACTTTTTGCAACATGGAGCAAATAAAACCAGCAAATATTCCAGTCCAGGGAAGatagaagagaccttcaaaggaATGATGAATTGCACAGCAGATCGTACATCATCCCTTTATACAAAGATTGAGGCAGCACTTGAAGACCAAGCTGAAGAGGCCTacctctttctctcttgaactcCTGCTTTGTATCTCATTTCATTTCTGctgctccctctctcccttgatgtgttttcagtgaagaataCCCACTCGACTCCCACTCAGGCCCTTGTGTTTCCATAACTACAGTCTTGGGACCTTCCTGTCTTTAACCCTCAGCTGACAAATGTTGCAGCTCCGAACAGGTGAATGTTTTATGTGCAGCACACTATCACCCCTGAGAATGAAAACAGgactttctgaagaaaatagGCTTACTGAAAAAGACATAAAGCTAAAAGCTGGTGTTAAATAAATGAACAGTATTCTTTGGGTGGTTGGTGTAAAACTGTatatcatagaatagtctggggtggaagggtcatccagtccaactccctctgcagtcaacaggggcatcttcaactagatcagactgcccagagccctgttgagcctcgccttgaatatctccagggatggtgtcccaaccacctccccaggcaacctcttccagtatttcatcaccctcatagtaaagaacttgttcctaacatccaatctaaatctgctcttctctagtttgaatccattgccccttgtccatcactgcaggcctttgtaaacagtctcttccCATACTTCTTCtaggcacccttcaggtactggaacgctgaagggacctcaaaagatcatccagtccaatccccctgccagagcaggatcacctataccagatcacacaggaacacatccagctgggtcttgaatatcttcagagagggagactccacaacccccctgagcagcctgttccagtgttctgtcaccctcacagtgaaaaaaatttttctcatgtttacatgaaacttcctatgcctcaacttccacccactgccccttgtcctgtcatttggcatcaccaagaagagcctggctccatcctcttggcactcattctttacatatttataaacatggaggaggtcaccccttagtctcctccaagctaaagagccccagctccctcagtctctcctcataaggaagatgttccactcccttaatcatttttgtggctctgcactggactctttcaagcagctccctgcccttcttgaactgaggggcccagaactggatacaatactccagatgtgacctcaccagggcagagtagaaggggaggagaacctctcttgacctacttaaccacaccccttctaatacaccccatgatggcattggccttcttggccgcAAAAGCACGTTATGATGTGGATGCCTTCTGCAAATGACCTCTAGTTGTGCAGTAAACCATGGTGTACATTGGAGTCCAAATGCAAAGGGAAGGGTAACCTTGCTGATATGACTCACTCAAGTGCTGTATGATTTCTGGGAAGTGTGTGCTGAAACCTGTCTTCCCAGCTGCCTGTATTAAAAGACTCTGTGTAGCTGTACTGCTCCACTCTCCACTGCATCTTGGATAGTTGTGAAagttggagagcagcaaagaaaaGTTATCTCCTGTCATGTTAGTGCAGAACAAGGTGTTTGAAAGCTTCCTCAGACAGGGTTGCCTGCGTGGAAGTCAAATTTGCTGTGGGAATAAAGAAAAGTGTGATCTGACAGCTCTGATAccagagaaaaatatttgtctttaaAGGCCTGCAGATGGTTTctaagaggaagaagaaagaggaggaagaggagttcTAGCTGGTCTAAAGCCTCATTTCCAGCCTTCCAGGTTAAATAGTAAGAAAGAACTTAGATAAGAACCTCAACCAGTCTTTAAAAAGGGAAGCTGACATTACACATTTTAATTTGCCAACTTCCCTCCTTTATCTTCCCCAAAGGACAAAACCCaggcaatttcttccccaaaagtgGAAGATAACATTGAGAAGTGGCAGATGTACTGTTAGAAGACTGCAGAAAGCCACATCACATGAACAATTAGCCCATGGGCAAAAAAGATGCAAGTATTTAGTGGAAGTCTTACAAATGATATTTGGAAATGCTTTACTTTTGGGGAGCTCATTTTATTTGTCTCCAGATTTACTTTTTTAGGTGGATTTGCCTGAAAAGTGGCTGACCTGATTGGGTGGACTGCAGAGAAGTCATGTTAAGCTGGTTGAGTTTTGACCTTCAAGCCTTTGCAGTGTCACACATGCTCTAAGaacttttttttaccttttttggATACCTCTAACTTTGACAgccttttttcctctgtctgaTTAAGTATTTAAAGATCCTCTTCCATGTGACTGATATTAACACTACTTTGAACTGTTGTTTCAGTATCCATTTTCTTAAGTTCCTACTATGTCCAAGCAGCAGATTGGAAAAAAGCCAGGTGTGACTTCAGCTGAGGTAACAGCTTAGGAAACCAAAAACTTTTGAATGAACAAAGTGCTCACTGACAATTTTGTTTGCCTCTGTGGTAATGGTATTAGAAAGTCCAGAACAAAGCCACAGACCATCACAGTCTGTTGATTACTAACACTGATGCTGCTGATCAGTGTTTGTTGTGGTACAACTGATGGTTGTGGGACATGCCAATGCCACGTCTTCTCTCCCCCACAGGCTTTGTGATGACAGGGCTCTGTGTAAGACGGGAATAAGTGGCTCTTTGACTCCAAGCAAAGTGGAAAATGGGCACAATGAAAGCTAATGAGCCAAAGttgttttcctcccttcctgaaCCTGGCACTAGAAATCTCAGAAAACTGCATTTCTAGGGAGAATACAGGGAAAAGTCAAGGGTAGGCTACTTCAGTTATTACATGGTGGGAAAGTGAAATTTGAAAATGATGCTGTTATTTGTCTCCTTCACACAACCTTAAAGTTAAAAACCCTCTCTTCACATCCAGCTCCACAAGGAGCCGTTGTATCCTTGTACTGCTTTTCCCAAACCATATCATAAGGAGGTTGCAAGACTGAGTTTTAATGCCTTTCCaccctctcttttcctctctgggGGGCACAATGGGTTAATTTCTGCTCCCCAAAGCTCTGCACACCAGGCTGTGGGGTGCCACTTCTTGTGACAGTAACACAAAACAGGAGTTGCATTAGGCCTGGGCTTTCCTATACAATTGACCTGAAGCAAGTTACAATCCAGAAAGTAATCGTCTTCTTCAAGCTGTTAAAGAAGCCCTTTGTGAAAAGTGTTAGTCTCCAGCAGTACATGAGTTCAGCCTCCCCTTTCCTGTGTCTGGAAACATGCTCTGGCAGTAAGTGCCCTTGCCACCCTCCTGGGACAAGTACCAGCCCTCTGCTTCCACATGCCCCACAGCAGACTGGAGGCCAAGAGACCCCCTCTCTTTTGTGCTCCTCTCCATAGCTCCTTTGTTTCTTCACAGAGGCCTTCTAGCTGAGTTTACCCTTGCACAACCTAGTAGTCACTGTAAATCTGCTTTACAAGATTTCTCTTTTAAACTGGTTTATTCTCTTGAGCAATGCCATCAAGACCATATCCTCAATGAAGAAGGTTTACATTCTCTTCTTATGCTCAAAATTTAACTCCTCTGTCTGTCCTGAGCTATGTGTCCCAGCTTGTCTAAGAGGACACAGGGTAAGACAGGAATCTTGCCaccaaatgcaaacaaaatgcaTTTGGCTTTTGGATATGCCAAGTGAACTGGAAAGAAGTAACACAGAAAAAGCAGGAAGCAATTCCATGGGCAATATGCATCTAGGATCTGATAAACCCAGGTAAAGCTGCAGAGAGgtctgcagagagcaagagtaCACTAAAGCAGAGCTAGGATGCAGAGCCCGCTCATCTGTGATGCCTGCAGTCAGTCTGCCTGGGCAAACCTACATGGAGATGTCATCAAAACCCAGAGTCATGGTTCATATCATGGAAGGCTGGGAACTGTCAGAACAACTTCTCCCCTACTCAACAGCTTTGGGGTGCTTACTGATGTGTCAGGAGGGAAGCCTTGCTCTTTGTCCAGTTTTTTGGAGATATCTCATCCTTAAGGCAGGCACAGCTGTAAAATGTGGTGAATGCAGAGTGTGCTGGGACCAGTGGTGATTGCTCTGCTGTCACAACTCCAGGGCCTTTCCTCCAATTCTGCTTCATCCTGGATGCTCTGCCAGAGACTTaatttgtggttttgtgtttggtttttgtttttgtttttgtttttttttaatttcctgccAGAAACTTCTGAATGCACGGCTGCTACATTTATCACCACCACAGCTGCCTCCCAGTTTAGCTCAGCCATGTCCAGGCATCCAGTGGTGCGGTTCTGCCCCGAGGATGCTCTGGATATCCCAGCGGGAGTCGGCTGTTTCCCAGGAAGCTAGAATGTGGTTGAGGCACCGTCCCTGGGGCCATCAGACTCgatatggccctgggcagcctgatctagttggagatgtccctgctcactgcagggggggttggacaaggtgacctttgagggtcgcCTCCAACCCAACGCAATCTGAATGGCAGCGGCGCGGCGGGCGGCGTGTGGGCAGGCGTGCAGCAGGTGGCAGCGTCGCTCCGCGCTTCATGCCCGCCGCGGGCAGCGGAGCAGACCCCGACCGGCTCCAGATCGGGAGACCCCCCGGCTCCTGCCGGGCCCTGCCACACAGGCCGCTTTAGATACGGTTCTAAGAGTGATGCATCCCACGGGAGGATTACTGAATGCATTTAAAATTACTCGCAGCATTTGGTGAATAAATCTtggactcacagaatcagagaatcgtggtttggaaaggacgtttggggttggaaaggtccACCCTTCCTGatgtcagcaggaacatctttagCTAGTTCAGGGAGCTCacagccccttccaacctgacctggaatgtttccagggatggggcttctaacCCCTCTGAGCAACATCTTCCaatgtttcatcaccctcattgtaaaaaatttcttccttatatttaGTCTAAATAGATCCTCTTTTGGTTTAGAGCcactgtcacaacagaccctgctaaaaagactgtccccatctttcttataggccccctttaggtactagaaggccactataagatctccccagagccttcccttctccaggctgaacaatcccagctctctcagcgtttcttcacaggagaggtgttccagacctctgatcattcttgtggtcctcctctgaaCCCAACTCAACAAGTCCacatctttcctgtgctgaaaacaccagagcaggacacagtgctccagatgaggtctgaccagagcagaacagaggggcagaatctcctgcctcaacctgctggacacacttcttttgatgtagctcAGAGTATGGTTGGGTTTCTGAGTGGTGAGCACACATAGTCAGCTTTTCATAGTCAAATCACTGCATCTGGTGGAATTaagacaggctggggctgttcacTGTTACAGAAGCTTTCTCTGTTGTGGTGggggtttcttgtttgttttgtttcctgcatGAATTTGACTGAAAATataatttggaaggaatttagCTGAGCCCAAAGAAATACAGAGTGAGATAAAGTAATAGGAATAGTGAGTGGATTTTTATTCTGTCCTGTCCATTTTTCTATGAACTCAGACTCTACACATACAGCTGCCTCCAATGCTGCAGtatccaggctgctgctctgtccaCACTCACAACCAAGGTTCACACTGAACATCAGTTTCAGGAAACAGAGT
The window above is part of the Indicator indicator isolate 239-I01 chromosome 6, UM_Iind_1.1, whole genome shotgun sequence genome. Proteins encoded here:
- the GLIPR2 gene encoding Golgi-associated plant pathogenesis-related protein 1; this translates as MGKSASKQFAEEVLKAHNDYRKKHGVPPLKLCKKLNRGAQQYAEELAATRVLKHSSESANGKCGENLAWASYDQPGKDVADRWYSEIKNYSFQNPGFSSGTGHFTAMVWKSTKRMGVGKASASDGSTFVVARYDPAGNVVNPGYYEENVLPPRK